In the genome of Luteitalea pratensis, the window CGCCTGCTCCGGCGACATGTAACCGGGCGTACCCGCGATCGACCCTGGCCTGGTCAGCGGGTCGATCGGCGTCGCCGGTCCAGCGTCGTCCAACGCGTCGTCAGACGGTGCCGCGCTGGTTGTTGCCAGGCCAAAGTCGAGAATCTTGGCCTGACCCGTGGACGTCACGAAGATATTCGCGGGCTTGATATCCCGATGGACAATGCCCGCCGCGTGAGCGGCTTGCAGTCCGCGCACGATCTGTCGACCCAGATCGAGGACGCGATTGACGGTCAGCGGTCCCCGGGCAATCAATGCGTCGAGCGTCTGCCCATCCAGCAATTCCATGACGAGATACGGCTCGCCGTGATACGCACCGATGTCGTAGACCGTGCAGATGTTCGGATGATTCAACGCCGACGCGGCGCGCGCCTCACGCATGAAGCGATGAATGCGCGAGGGTTCCAGCGCCACCGGCGAGAGCAGCTTGAGCGCGACCAGCCGATTCAGCCGCGTATCGGCCGCCTTGTACACCTGACCCATGCCGCCCGCGCCGAGAAGGTCTAGAACGCGGTACGGCCCGACGCCGTCGCCCGCCTTCAGGCTGACCGCGGATTGCCCTGACGAACCGGCTGTTCGAGGCACATTCTGGCGGACGCTATCAGCGCTCTCGGGCAAGTCGACGCCGCTATTTCGCGCCCGTTCGACCAACACCTCGCGCAACAGACGACTGCGTTCCTGTCCCAGCCACTCGGCAACGTCGAGCTCCGAATTCAGCAACCCGGGCCCGCAGGCGTCACGAGCGAGCAGCGACTCGACTTCGATCCGCACCTCGGGGTCATTCGCGCACGCCTCATCGAGAAAATCCGCGCGCGCGCCCGGCGCGTACTCAGCGGCCTCGTGGAAGAGACTCTTCACCCGCTGCCATCGAGCCGGGCTCATGTCGCCCCCTCGGTTTCGAGCGCGCGCTGCAGCCATGCCTTGGCCATGCGCCAGTCACGCTTGACCGTCCGAGGAGAGATGCCGAGGGCATCTGCGGTCTCCTCGACCGTCAGCCCGCCGAAGAAGCGCAACTCAACGATGTGACTCTGCTGCGGATCAACCTGCTCCAGTGCCTCCAACGCCCGGTCCATCGCTACAAGCGCGATGTCTCTGGGCGGCGAGGCGGCCATCTCTGGATGGAGTGCCACTCTGATCGCACCACCCCCACGCTTGTCCGCGGAACGTCGCCGTGCATGCGCCACCAGGATGCGACGGATGAGGTGGGAGGCGATCGCGAAGAAATGCGTGCGGCTCTGCCATCGCACGTACCGCTGATCCACCAGCTGCAGGTAGGCGTCGTGGACGATCGCGGTGGTTTGGAGCGTATGCCCCGGCCGTTCGTGGCGTAGGTGATGGTGCGCGAGACGACGCAGGTCGTCATAGACCGCGTCGAGCAGCTCGTCTCGCGCGTGCTGGTCACCCTCTCCCCACGCCACGAGCAAACGGGTGATGTGTGAGGACATGACAAGAAGCCAAGCCGCTTGTTTGTAGCAGGTCGATTCTAACGCCATCCCGCCGGATAGCGGCCGGATCGAGTTCCGGGCGAAGACCGACCTCCTCACACTCGCCAATGACAGTGGCCGTCTGCAGCCCGCCTGCCGGTCCCCGGCTCGCCATGGACGCGCCGAGCGGTGAATGGGCATATTGGGCGGCCAACGCAGTCGCCCCGGTAAAAGCTGATCGGCAGCGTTGGTCCGACGGTATCGTGGCCCCCTTTGGCGTCGATTTGCACGTTAGAGACGTGAGAGGGCGATCGCGAAACCGCGCTCGAGAGCCGCAAGGCCGCTGAGGTCAGACAGGCCCCATCCCGAGGAGAGGTGCAATGAGCAACAACGTGGTGTGCCGGATTGCCTTTGGAGTCCTCGTCGGCTCGATGATCCCGGGAACTGCGCACGCGCAGGTGGCCCCGAGGTGGGAGGTCGCGGCTGCGCCATCGGGCGCCCATGACGAGTTCCGCACATTCGAGGTATGCCCAGGCTGCCTCACCGGGACCGGTGGCATCAACGACCGTGGCTTCATTGGTGCAGCGCTCATCGCCGCCGACGGGTCCGCGCTGCAAGGCTACGTCTACGACTCGAACGCAGATATTGCAATCGCGATACCGGGCTCGCTCGCGGCGACGGTCCCATCGACGAACGGCAGAACGCCGGGTTGGGGGTTCGGGCCAGGCGGGCTTGTGCCGGTGATCGGAGAGCGCGATGGGAGCGCGACCGTACTCGCCGGTTTCCCGGGCGCCGCTATCACCGCGATTCTGCAGTTCAATCGGGACGGTGCCAGCGTCGGCTGGTCGAGCCAGGATTTCGTCGTTTTGTACTCCTTCGTCCGGTCCGCGGATGGCGTGTACATTAAGCTGGAGTATCCCGGCCCAGTGGGCCACCTCACATTCGGGACAGTCCTCCTGGGCTGGAACCAGGCGGGGACGATGATCGGCTATCTGAGCGATCCGACCTTGACGGAATTTGCGGGGCTGATCCGACATCCCGACGGCACCTGGGAGGTGTGGAACGTACCCGGA includes:
- a CDS encoding sigma-70 family RNA polymerase sigma factor, whose translation is MSSHITRLLVAWGEGDQHARDELLDAVYDDLRRLAHHHLRHERPGHTLQTTAIVHDAYLQLVDQRYVRWQSRTHFFAIASHLIRRILVAHARRRSADKRGGGAIRVALHPEMAASPPRDIALVAMDRALEALEQVDPQQSHIVELRFFGGLTVEETADALGISPRTVKRDWRMAKAWLQRALETEGAT